Proteins from a genomic interval of Rosa chinensis cultivar Old Blush chromosome 2, RchiOBHm-V2, whole genome shotgun sequence:
- the LOC112187091 gene encoding uncharacterized protein LOC112187091 has protein sequence MAVPPLDTYTVKVRDNKAYIPREGSRNDSWNYAIRYRDFILSVYGPAADNRLLEDFCRKLSDPTLTLLRFQNLYFHKLLQSREEINDFPVVAVENLRLRKFDYNRRECNWDVAYRFWAEEKYHREINLFETCIENIYVWRAYNYRIYGDNPTDEAELVRNLIIHFNQCRMKDVPPPADFFDKNQIGEVVFDLFPNIGSSLFDFMYERGVYMDFTALRTFYRE, from the exons ATGGCTGTACCTCCCTTGGATACATACACTGTCAAAGTCAGGGATAACAAAGCCTATATTCCGAGGGAAGGCTCTCGAAACGATTCTTGGAACTACGCAATTCGGTATCGGGATTTCATTCTTTCTGTTTATGGCCCTGCGGCAGATAATAGGCTTCTTGAGGACTTTTGTAGAAAGCTGAGTGACCCAACCCTCACACT GCTCAGATTTCAGAATTTGTATTTCCATAAACTTTTACAAAGCCGGGAGGAAATCAATGACTTCCCAGTAGTGGCGGTTGAAAACCTCCGGCTTAGGAAGTTTGATTACAATCGGAGAGAGTGCAATTGGGATGTAGCTTATCGATTTTGGGCAGAGGAGAAATACCACAGGGAGATTAATCTTTTTGAAACTTGCATAGAAAACATTTATGTGTGGAGAGCCTACAATTACAGAATTTACGGTGATAATCCCACAGATGAAGCCGAGCTAGTGCGTAATCTCATCATCCACTTCAACCAGTGCAGGATGAAGGATGTTCCCCCACCTGCAGATTTCTTTGATAAAAATCAAATTGGAGAAGTGGTATTTGACCTCTTTCCTAATATTGGTTCCAGCCTCTTTGATTTCATGTACGAACGTGGAGTTTATATGGACTTCACAGCACTTCGTACATTTTACAG AGAATAA
- the LOC112190513 gene encoding transcription factor IIIA isoform X1, producing MDERPIFRDIRRYYCKYCGICRSKKTLIASHIQAQHKDEMEMAKGHEEVVVEKSNTCEECGASFKKPAHLKQHMQSHSLEESTCLRTKPFGSREALDPTKELQNARGYGLEWTSTRGETSCEAPSSDPQSRSGTFERPYVCTIDDCRSTYRRKDHLNRHLLQHQGKLFKCPIENCKSEFAFQGNVKRHVVEFHSEDCPSTSVEGQKQHVCQEPGCGKVFKFASKLRKHEDSHVKLDSVEAFCSEPDCMKYFSNKQCLKDHIQSCHTHITCEICGKKEWKKNIKSHLRTHEEGGSSLEIKCDYKGCLLTFSKKSNLLQHVKAVHLQQKPFACSFSGCGKTFSYKHVRDKHEKSGCHVYAYGDFEEADEQFRSRPRGGRKRQCPTVEMLVRKRVTPPDQFGPETEFLSQFFSQEEEDEQ from the exons ATGGATGAGAGGCCGATTTTCAGAGACATAAGGCGGTATTACTGCAAATACTGTGGAATCTGTAGATCTAAGAAGACTCTGATTGCTTCTCACATCCAGGCTCAGCACAAG GATGAGATGGAAATGGCGAAGGGTCATGAGGAAGTTGTGGTGGAGAAGTCTAATACATGTGAAGAATGTGGTGCTAGTTTCAAGAAACCTGCACATCTGAAGCAGCATATGCAAAGCCATTCCCTtgag GAATCAACATGTTTAAGAACTAAACCATTTGGATCGCGTGAAGCATTGGATCCCACCAAAGAACTCCAAAATGCGAGAGGGTATGGACTTGAGTGGACCAGTACCAGGGGGGAGACCTCCTGTGAAGCTCCATCAAGTGATCCTCAATCACGCAGTGGTACTTTTGAG AGGCCATATGTTTGCACAATCGATGATTGTCGTTCTACTTATAGAAGAAAGGACCATTTGAACCGTCATCTTCTTCAGCACCAAGGGAAGCTTTTTAAGTGTCCAATTGAGAACTGTAAGAGTGAATTTGCTTTTCAAGGTAACGTGAAGAGGCATGTTGTGGAATTTCACAGTGAGGATTGCCCTTCTACTAGCGTTGAAGGTCAGAAGCAGCATGTGTGCCAGGAACCTGGTTGTGGAAAGGTGTTCAAATTTGCTTCGAAGCTGCGGAAGCACGAGGATTCTCATG TTAAGCTGGACTCAGTGGAGGCCTTCTGCTCTGAACCAGATTGTATGAAATATTTTTCTAATAAGCAATGCCTTAAGGACCATATCCAGTCCTGCCACACTCATATTACTTGTGAGATATGTGGGAAGAAGGAGTGGAAAAAGAACATCAAAAGCCATCTCCGTACTCATGAAGAGGGAGGTTCTTCATTGGAAATTAAATGTGATTATAAGGGTTGTCTTCTCACATTTTCAAAA AAATCAAATCTTCTTCAACATGTGAAGGCTGTACACCTCCAACAAAAACCCTTCGCTTGTAGCTTCTCAGGCTGTGGCAAGACATTCTCATACAAGCACGTGAGAGATAAGCATGAGAAGTCTGGATGTCATGTATATGCCTAT GGGGATTTTGAAGAGGCTGATGAGCAATTCCGGTCAAGGCCAAGGGGCGGGCGTAAGAGGCAGTGTCCGACAGTAGAAATGCTTGTACGAAAAAGGGTAACCCCACCAGATCAATTCGGCCCAGAGACTGAGTTCCTCTCTCAGTTCTTCTcacaagaagaggaagatgaacagTGA
- the LOC112190513 gene encoding transcription factor IIIA isoform X2, translating into MDERPIFRDIRRYYCKYCGICRSKKTLIASHIQAQHKDEMEMAKGHEEVVVEKSNTCEECGASFKKPAHLKQHMQSHSLERPYVCTIDDCRSTYRRKDHLNRHLLQHQGKLFKCPIENCKSEFAFQGNVKRHVVEFHSEDCPSTSVEGQKQHVCQEPGCGKVFKFASKLRKHEDSHVKLDSVEAFCSEPDCMKYFSNKQCLKDHIQSCHTHITCEICGKKEWKKNIKSHLRTHEEGGSSLEIKCDYKGCLLTFSKKSNLLQHVKAVHLQQKPFACSFSGCGKTFSYKHVRDKHEKSGCHVYAYGDFEEADEQFRSRPRGGRKRQCPTVEMLVRKRVTPPDQFGPETEFLSQFFSQEEEDEQ; encoded by the exons ATGGATGAGAGGCCGATTTTCAGAGACATAAGGCGGTATTACTGCAAATACTGTGGAATCTGTAGATCTAAGAAGACTCTGATTGCTTCTCACATCCAGGCTCAGCACAAG GATGAGATGGAAATGGCGAAGGGTCATGAGGAAGTTGTGGTGGAGAAGTCTAATACATGTGAAGAATGTGGTGCTAGTTTCAAGAAACCTGCACATCTGAAGCAGCATATGCAAAGCCATTCCCTtgag AGGCCATATGTTTGCACAATCGATGATTGTCGTTCTACTTATAGAAGAAAGGACCATTTGAACCGTCATCTTCTTCAGCACCAAGGGAAGCTTTTTAAGTGTCCAATTGAGAACTGTAAGAGTGAATTTGCTTTTCAAGGTAACGTGAAGAGGCATGTTGTGGAATTTCACAGTGAGGATTGCCCTTCTACTAGCGTTGAAGGTCAGAAGCAGCATGTGTGCCAGGAACCTGGTTGTGGAAAGGTGTTCAAATTTGCTTCGAAGCTGCGGAAGCACGAGGATTCTCATG TTAAGCTGGACTCAGTGGAGGCCTTCTGCTCTGAACCAGATTGTATGAAATATTTTTCTAATAAGCAATGCCTTAAGGACCATATCCAGTCCTGCCACACTCATATTACTTGTGAGATATGTGGGAAGAAGGAGTGGAAAAAGAACATCAAAAGCCATCTCCGTACTCATGAAGAGGGAGGTTCTTCATTGGAAATTAAATGTGATTATAAGGGTTGTCTTCTCACATTTTCAAAA AAATCAAATCTTCTTCAACATGTGAAGGCTGTACACCTCCAACAAAAACCCTTCGCTTGTAGCTTCTCAGGCTGTGGCAAGACATTCTCATACAAGCACGTGAGAGATAAGCATGAGAAGTCTGGATGTCATGTATATGCCTAT GGGGATTTTGAAGAGGCTGATGAGCAATTCCGGTCAAGGCCAAGGGGCGGGCGTAAGAGGCAGTGTCCGACAGTAGAAATGCTTGTACGAAAAAGGGTAACCCCACCAGATCAATTCGGCCCAGAGACTGAGTTCCTCTCTCAGTTCTTCTcacaagaagaggaagatgaacagTGA
- the LOC112183376 gene encoding uncharacterized protein LOC112183376, with product MKKTSKGESAFYAPIPANPDHPQHVVVLTHYRGPSPDYHERRRLRLCVSTTVAFVLLSAAAFFLFPSDPALELARIHLNHVGVHSSPKLTLDLSFSLTIRVRNRDFFSLDYDSLVVKIGYRGRELGFVSSAGGRVRARGSSYVNATLVLDGLEVIHDVFYLLEDLARGVIPFDTDTEVDGTVGLFFFKIPIKGRASCEVYVNTNNQTVVRQDCYPE from the exons ATGAAGAAGACTTCGAAAGGCGAGTCTGCATTCTACGCGCCGATTCCGGCCAACCCCGACCACCCCCAACACGTCGTCGTTTTAACTCATTACCGCGGCCCCTCTCCCGACTACCACGAACGACGTCGTCTCCGCCTCTGCGTATCCACCACCGTCGCTTTCGTCCTCCTCTCCGCCGCCGcgttcttcctcttcccctccGACCCGGCCCTAGAGCTCGCCCGGATCCACCTCAACCACGTCGGAGTCCACTCGTCGCCGAAGCTCACTCTGGACCTATCGTTCTCGCTGACGATCAGGGTCCGGAATCGCGACTTCTTCTCTCTGGACTACGACTCGCTGGTGGTCAAAATCGGGTACCGGGGGAGAGAGCTAGGGTTTGTGAGCTCGGCCGGCGGGCGCGTTAGGGCCAGAGGGTCGTCGTACGTGAACGCAACGCTCGTGCTGGATGGGCTGGAGGTCATTCACGACGTGTTTTACTTGCTTGAAGATTTGGCTAGGGGTGTGATTCCCTTTGATACTGATACTGAGGTGGATGGAACTGTTGGGctctttttcttcaaaattcCTATCAAG GGAAGAGCTTCGTGTGAGGTGTATGTGAATACAAACAATCAGACAGTTGTTCGTCAAGATTGTTACCCTGAG TGA